The following coding sequences lie in one Crassostrea angulata isolate pt1a10 chromosome 10, ASM2561291v2, whole genome shotgun sequence genomic window:
- the LOC128165947 gene encoding uncharacterized protein LOC128165947, which produces MRRTIESNGNVTENDLKKNDRGDGIEREILKNETDSLIETEREIPAKETVVSNEAETNDVSSGFKAEEACRDWLKYYNQPNFFEPFPGGEAVQEFRRWEQSVRKQQLSQALIPLMEENEDSKGKSSEVKDVMESDDEELNPLLKLMLQPTIYIWENFDDQKPLKWLSEDNQKTPSDVRAAAVFSDPWGGPGEWGEATEPAQECSAKKLKRKWFSCKSLRKSRKEKKRAPGFLARFFR; this is translated from the exons atgcGTAGAACCATTGAGTCAAACGGCAATGTgactgaaaat GATTTGAAGAAGAACGACAGAGGTGATGGAATTGAGCGAGAAATTCTGAAGAATGAGACAGACAGTTTGATCGAGACAGAG AGGGAAATACCAGCAAAAGAGACCGTTGTTTCCAACGAAGCAGAAACGAACGATGTCAGCTCGGGGTTTAAGGCAGAAGAAGCATGCCGGGACTGGTTGAAATATTACAATCAACCAAATTTCTTTGAA CCCTTCCCCGGTGGTGAAGCTGTTCAAGAATTCAGAAGATGGGAGCAAAGCGTACGAAAACAACAACTAAGCCAAGCCCTCATCCCTCTTATG GAGGAGAATGAAGACAGCAAGGGCAAATCATCTGAGGTCAAGGACGTCATGGAAAGTGAT GATGAAGAGTTGAATCCGCTCTTGAAACTGATGCTTCAACCGACAATTTACATCTGGGAAAATTTCGATGACCAg aagccaCTGAAGTGGCTCAGTGAGGACAACCAGAAGACTCCAAGTGACGTGAGGGCAGCTGCTGTGTTCTCAGACCCCTGGGGTGGGCCGGGGGAGTGGGGCGAGGCAACAGAACCAGCACAG GAGTGCTCTGCCAAGAAATTAAAGAGGAAATGGTTCTCTTGCAAATCCTTGCGTAAAAGC agGAAAGAAAAGAAGAGAGCTCCTGGCTTTCTGGCCAGATTCTTCCGCTGA